One Procambarus clarkii isolate CNS0578487 chromosome 15, FALCON_Pclarkii_2.0, whole genome shotgun sequence DNA segment encodes these proteins:
- the LOC138365071 gene encoding 17S U2 SnRNP complex component HTATSF1-like, whose product MPEQGAELGTPERSAESGTPELSAESRTPEQGAELGTPEQGAESGTPEQGAESGTPERSTVLQALEQSEESQAPEQSTVSQAQEQSAESQAPEQSAESQAPEQSAESQKFTRTLWTGKSASMLNVQLFI is encoded by the exons atgcctgagcagggcgcggagttggggacgcctgagcggagcgcggagtcagGGACGCCTGAGCTGAGCGCGGAATcgaggacgcctgagcagggcgcggagttggggacgcctgagcagggtgcggagtcggggacccctgagcagggtgcggagtcggggacccctgagcggaGCACAGTGTTACAGGCCCTGGAGCAGAGCGAggagtcacaggcaccggagcagagcacggTATCACAGGCACAGGAGCAGAGTGCggagtcacaggcaccggagcagagtgcggagtcacaggcaccggagcagagcgcggagtcacag AAATttacaagaactctttggacaggaaagagtgcttcaatgctgaatgtccagcttttcatataa